The Cryptococcus neoformans var. neoformans B-3501A chromosome 4, whole genome shotgun sequence genome has a window encoding:
- a CDS encoding hypothetical protein (HMMPfam hit to Sec7, Sec7 domain, score: -6.1, E(): 6e-08) has translation MPRRNVTVMKYGFIVVLSKIWRCRKGQRSRIAFCLLAGLYCTPTFYYYTLSIPDFRQKLSVQLPRSTYKHSPHALSYNLSFPAPKSTHVFSVMFTSPKYYPASHPSSRSASRHDDRPASPQTKAQVRSEAIAKLKRAASLPRNADGRRPIQRHAGARTDDSSGDAEGSPGILPISVEISSLSRPDAPPRPTNDEQEMLSPSPVQITFDHASIHPSVDHMHMQRSASASPSHNMTCNDYPSPTNGVNSERHAMQLAQPYLPSLAPRSINSLQQQVPLAGRDTPSPLPTLGELRTLQRSNSQAARAQAMSKLTGGKGATMNDDVSLHLPLRSLQRAGTLGANTNRTLRTPSRRRAEFSKPVAQDGHQATAFDEPRPRLQRSFTVSSSNMGEERRSAVGRRMVERLAERRAARQKEEEEVRRLWEERKAATDPIGKGQAHDIGRPGTDEQEQFQVTSSVSKTYDDGGVQIQAPTVASSNLLSAPERPVSGVTMQSAQFEYEDHLRRSLSSRTARGAVGVISEPVPPMTVPSVQSEATEEDTEQLNTPTLPQNPMNHHPKSQASGASVPDLDAPLLPPHPPFITPTRHIAHDSTSTIQGSSNSPGGSSTPGGSSILSGLDSMMFVTGGTGGHYAQLTSQGEVNWPVEAAEGSDWGTPGKEMHQTTLISSPTSSARIDRPRSSTSEIFSTQVSETGGAESDYRSPNSHNSYGMPSTGSAMSSWEEVGRTDDQVSKAPANHSNHARSESVGAKMKRTMKSAMRKHSQSRSSMTSSSPPVSPRRGSGASAAPSQGSVPRIWPKGEPLASNRIANHHPSVSSLSVSQANSATASSSNLIQHQLSSGPSQVSLLPRANLNDPRIHISKLSPFPGIEHLESRSAGLEESPGEKPKLMQQVSDSVIPSHSSVLTPGGTPAPENIYALPLVARAEANKRLSGESVTKRNWLTKALTSPRSSLSRKISYGDVRNRGNPLGQGAMVISSGVDPFASPPMGAVPTSSTPSIPSSMSPGGKSNAASPTVSTVPEMNEDRTRAATLVRLREGESAPGMIQERVQMRKEALLPKKTIDILRRMDEVLALGPEHPARPEMLDDPPRKFLMSSQILQVVNADIVKDRFLFLFTDLLVIAKPILVHNIHATLDTQFTVKNIVSLDKLLVTAPNGESPAESGRHPVVDQFVDKFKQDPVEACRYVVEKCSPAVDLATLAGLILRTSELDKTQVGLLLGNNEGLTRAFVDRFHFRNIRVDDALRMFLLSLRLPTDHISCETLLKVFAERYYVANHDHLTYNQELAIELVLTIMKFNDALYSTFGFASANNVITREAFITAFRSKDPHGLVPHDLLSQIYTSLRSMRLTQALASNEVRFERWAVITLPHTSTKLTYNVWSEKIYINIPAPDTKLRIKLLGEGLEFDPPELDFANKTEESFKLKGTSLGMKTLLLVRVGDNAALYGSLGSTRQFTVERAFMRHTFQIAFSNHRGLKREYCFSTNSSASCQKWRELLEKHIKETKRAKSMKGSSSRDVVRQTAEAVSFQVLRDALICSEETAQPTQKNAALRLGGNATALSEQDVESRSRTGSISAAYAQFALKEEYELGPLQRTRGEKDMDKASEKVNTRTGKELVLLCRQNSLMPGLLKLLHAGAEHGPDDGQAREGVGRDENVVRSKGKRV, from the exons ATGCCGAGAAGAAATGTGACTGTGATGAAGTATGGATTTATAGTTGTTCTGTCAAAAATATGGCGATGTCGAAAGGGTCAACGGTCGCGAATTGCGTTCTGCCTTCTCGCTGGATTATACTGTACGCCGACATTTTATTATTATACTCTTTCCATTCCTGATTTCCGCCAAAAACTCTCTGTACAACTGCCCAGATCGACATATAAACACTCTCCCCATGCCCTGAGCTACAATCTCTCATTCCCAGCACCAAAAAGTACCCACGTCTTTTCCGTCATGTTCACATCCCCTAAATACTATCCTGCCTCTCACCCGTCATCGCGCTCAGCCTCTCGACATGACGACAGGCCTGCATCTCCTCAGACAAAAGCTCAAGTACGCTCAGAGGCTATAGCAAAGCTCAAACGGGCAGCTTCTCTGCCTCGGAACGCAGACGGTAGGCGGCCTATTCAACGACATGCAGGGGCACGGACCGACGACAGTAGCGGTGATGCCGAGGGTAGTCCTGGTATCTTGCCAATATCAGTAGAAATATCAAGCCTGTCGAGGCCAGATGCACCTCCAAGACCCACAAATGACGAACAGGAAATGCTCTCGCCATCACCGGTGCAGATTACATTCGACCATGCCAGTATTCATCCCTCTGTCGATCACATGCATATGCAGCGCTCAGCTTCGgcttctccatctcacAATATGACCTGTAACGATTACCCATCTCCAACAAACGGGGTCAATTCTGAGCGGCATGCCATGCAACTGGCACAACCTTACTTGCCATCTTTGGCACCGCGCAGTATCAATTCTCTCCAGCAGCAAGTGCCTCTGGCAGGTCGTGATACACCAAGCCCGCTCCCGACTCTGGGCGAGCTTAGGACATTGCAAAGATCAAATTCTCAGGCAGCTCGAGCCCAAGCTATGTCAAAGCTCACCGGAGGGAAAGGAGCAacgatgaatgatgatgtatCTTTACATTTGCCGCTGCGGAGTCTTCAACGAGCGGGGACTCTTGGTGCGAACACCAATCGAACGTTAAGAACACCATCACGCAGAAGAGCAGAATTTTCTAAACCTGTAGCTCAAGATGGGCATCAAGCTACAGCGTTTGATGAGCCGAGACCAAGACTGCAACGAAGTTTTACTGTCTCCTCGTCGAATATGggtgaagaaagaaggagcgCAGTAGGCAGACGGATGGTGGAACGTTTAGCGGAGAGACGCGCTGCTagacaaaaagaagaggaagaagtgcgCAGATTGTGGGAAGAACGGAAGGCAGCTACCGATCCCATAGGCAAGGGACAGGCCCATGACATTGGCCGACCTGGAACGGATGAACAGGAACAATTCCAAGTTACATCATCTGTTTCAAAGACgtatgatgatggcggTGTGCAGATTCAAGCCCCGACTGTAGCTTCATCGAACCTGCTTTCTGCCCCAGAAAGACCTGTCTCTGGCGTAACAATGCAGTCTGCGCAATTCGAATACGAAGACCATCTTCGCAGGAGCCTTTCCAGTCGCACGGCGAGAGGTGCTGTGGGGGTTATTTCCGAACCTGTACCGCCCATGACTGTTCCCAGTGTTCAAAGCGAAGCAACGGAAGAGGATACAGAGCAACTTAACACGCCTACCCTCCCCCAAAATCCAATGAACCATCATCCCAAAAGCCAGGCATCTGGGGCAAGCGTACCTGATTTAGACGCACCGCTCTTACCTCCTCATCCCCCCTTCATCACTCCTACCCGGCATATAGCGCATGATTCAACATCTACCATCCAAGGTAGTAGCAATTCGCCAGGAGGATCTTCGACACCTGGAGGGTCATCAATCCTGTCGGGGCTGGATTCGATGATGTTCGTGACAGGCGGTACTGGAGGGCACTATGCTCAACTGACTTCTCAAGGGGAAGTCAATTGGCCTGTAGAAGCTGCCGAAGGTAGTGACTGGGGGACTCCTGGAAAAGAGATGCATC AAACCACTCTTATCAGCTCTCCGACTTCATCAGCCAGAATCGATCGGCCGCGTAGCTCCACTTCCGAGATCTTTTCTACTCAGGTCTCTGAGACAGGTGGTGCAGAAAGTGATTACCGTTCCCCTAATTCTCACAACTCATATGGTATGCCGAGCACAGGCAGTGCTATGTCATcatgggaagaagtcgGGAGAACCGATGATCAAGTGTCCAAAGCGCCCGCCAATCACTCAAATCACGCAAGATCAGAAAGTGTTGGTGcgaaaatgaagaggacaaTGAAGTCTGCTATGCGGAAGCACAGCCAATCTCGAAGCTCAATGACCAGTTCCAGCCCACCAGTGTCCCCTCGACGCGGCTCAGGTGCATCAGCCGCGCCTTCTCAGGGGAGTGTCCCTAGGATATGGCCAAAAGGTGAGCCATTGGCTAGTAATAGAATCGCCAACCACCACCCTTCCGTTTCTTCACTTTCAGTATCTCAAGCCAACTCTGCTACTGCTTCCTCGTCTAATCTCATCCAACACCAACTTTCTTCTGGTCCCTCTCAAgtatcccttcttcctcgggCAAATTTGAACGACCCCAGAATACACATATCCAAATTGTCACCTTTCCCCGGCATTGAGCATCTGGAAAGTCGTTCTGCTGGACTCGAAGAATCCCCTGGAGAGAAGCCCAAACTGATGCAGCAAGTGTCCGATTCAGTTATCCCCTCACACAGTTCTGTTTTGACCCCTGGCGGAACGCCTGCCCCAGAAAATATCTACGCATTGCCGCTTGTTGCTCGAGCCGAGGCGAACAAGCGGCTTTCTGGGGAAAGTGTCACGAAACGCAACTGGCTCACCAAGGCTTTGACTTCTCCAAGATCCTCCCTGTCTCGAAAAATTAGTTATGGGGATGTGAGAAACCGGGGAAATCCTCTAGGGCAAGGCGCGATGGTCATCTCATCAGGTGTCGACCCATTTGCAAGCCCACCAATGGGGGCTGTGCCCACCTCTTCAACACCCAGTATACCATCATCGATGAGCCCAGGCGGTAAGTCAAATGCAGCCAGTCCCACGGTGTCGACAGTTCCCGAAATGAATGAGGACAGAACTCGAGCTGCTACTCTGGTACGCTTGAGAGAGGGCGAAAGCGCTCCTGGTATGATACAGGAGAGGGTTCAGATGCGCAAAGAGGCATTGTTGCCGAAAAAGACAATAGACATCTtgagaagaatggatgaAGTGCTTGCGCTGGGACCAGAACATCCAGCCAGACCAGAGATGTTGGATGATCCTCCTCGAAAATTCCTAATGTCCTCTCAGATTCTGCAAGTCGTCAACGCTGAT ATAGTGAAAGATCGCTTTCTTTTCCTGTTCACCGATCTGCTGGTGATTGCTAAACCCATCCTTGTTCATAATATCCACGCGACGCTTGATACGCAGTTCACCGTCAAAAACATTGTCAGTCTCGACAAGCTGCTTGTCACCGCCCCAAACGGAGAATCACCTGCCGAATCAGGGCGACACCCAGTGGTCGATCAATTTGTGGATAAGTTCAAACAAGATCCAGTTGAAGCGTGCAGATACGTTGTCGAAAAATGCAGCCCCGCAGTGGATCTTGCGACCCTCGCTGGTTTGATCCTCAGGACTTCTGAACTAGACAAGACTCAAGTCGGTCTTTTACTCGGAAATAACGAAGGTCTTACGAGGGCTTTCGTTGACCGATTCCATTTCAGAAATATTCGCGTCGACGATGCGCTACGCATGTTTCTCCTATCTCTGCGATTGCCGACTGATCACATATCCTGCGAGACTTTGTTAAAAGTCTTTGCGGAGCGCTACTATGTCGCCAATCATGATCATCTTACCTATAATCAGGAGCTTGCTATCGAGCTCGTCCTGACTATAATGAAATTCAATGACGCGCTCTATTCAACCTTTGGTTTCGCCTCAGCCAATAATGTGATCACCCGAGAGGCGTTCATCACTGCATTCAGGAGCAAGGATCCTCATGGTCTGGTACCTCATGACCTGTTGTCACAGATTTACACGTCTCTCCGTTCGATGCGCTTGACACAAGCTCTTGCATCGAACGAAGTGCGCTTTGAACGCTGGGCTGTAATCACTTTGCCTCATACTTCAACCAAGTTAACTTACAATGTTTGGTCAGAGAAGATATATATCAACATCCCTGCGCCTGACACAAAGTTGAGGATCAAATTGCTCGGTGAAGGACTAGAATTTGATCCGCCCGAACTGGATTTTGCGAATAAAACAGAGGAATCATTTAAGCTAAAGGGAACCTCACTCGGAATGAAGACGTTGCTGCTTGTGAGGGTTGGCGATAATGC GGCATTATACGGAAGCTTAGGTAGTACCCGTCAATTTACTGTGGAGCGAGCCTTCATGCGCCATACATTCCAGATTGCATTCTCCAATCATAGAGGCCTAAAACGGGAGTATTGCTTTAGCACCAACAGCTCTGCGTCTTGTCAGAAATGGAGAGAACTGTTGGAAAAGCATATCAAGGAAACAAAGAGGGCCAAATCCATGAAGGGGAGTTCATCTCGGGACGTCGTAAGACAGACTGCCGAGGCCGTATCATTCCAAGTTTTGCGCGACGCTCTTATATGTTCAGAAGAAACAGCGCAACCAACTCAGAAAAATGCGGCTCTCAGACTTGGAGGGAATGCGACTGCTCTGTCTGAGCAAGATGTTGAATCTCGTTCACGCACTGGATCCATCAGTGCCGCCTACGCACAATTCGCGCTAAAGGAAGAATATGAGCTGGGCCCTCTCCAGCGCACACgaggagaaaaggacaTGGACAAGGCATCAGAAAAAGTCAACACAAGGACAGGGAAAGAATTAGTCCTACTCTGTAGACAGAACAGCTTGATGCCAGGATTGCTAAAGTTGCTGCACGCGGGTGCCGAGCATGGGCCGGATGATGGCCAAGCACGAGAGGGTGTTGGTAGAGACGAGAACGTAGTGCGAtcaaaagggaagagagttTGA